In Glycine max cultivar Williams 82 chromosome 7, Glycine_max_v4.0, whole genome shotgun sequence, a single window of DNA contains:
- the LOC100793611 gene encoding katanin p80 WD40 repeat-containing subunit B1 homolog KTN80.2 codes for MQSLCGHTSSVESVTFDSAEVLVLSGASSGVIKLWDLEEAKMVRTLTGHKSNCTAVEFHPFGEFFASGSSDTNLNIWDIRKKGCIQTYKGHSQGISTIKFSPDGRWVVSGGFDNVVKVWDLTGGKLLHDFKFHKGHIRSLDFHPLEFLMATGSADRTVKFWDLETFELIGSTRHEVLGVRSIAFHPDGRTLFAGLEDSLKVYSWEPVICHDVVDMGWTTLGDLCIHDEKLLGCSFYSNSVGVWVSDISLIEPYSGGLETEKKESTEQELGLQGRQMEKVEASVGLTFGLCSMSPDNDSKEIKNIYIDSSGGNPDTLLRSRSYNSPKVDLPEESKEMLNWSPATRAREKQNEALRKSYIVPNVVHRDILNDLDSGTVCDTISKSDSAKNPTFQMKLGSQNEVRESVEDKHPIKSVTEKLEKTLTPDRFSDQEKCNQSSPYSKEMSPVKYVNGVAVLQGRTRSLVERFERRERTPINEDQANATPTTIFENKEKKFKDQTNASPITTPTSEKGERILVNEDQNNTSAISNTTSETDTSANFLKVEPQVFGRDSNSANDGEIIEGLMQTHDVTLSNLRSRLTKLQVVRHFWEQNDTKSAISALRKLPDLSVQADVISVLVEKMEILTLDLFSCLLPVLTGLLDSNIERHVKVSLDMLLKLVAVFGPTVRSTISAPPSVGVDLHAEQRRECSNQCFMQLQKIRLILPILIRRGGLLAKSAQELNLVLQQP; via the exons ATGCAGAGTTTGTGTGGTCATACTAGTTCAGTAGAATCAGTGACTTTTGACTCTGCAGAAGTGTTGGTTCTTTCTGGAGCATCGTCAGGGGTAATAAAGCTTTGGGATTTGGAAGAAGCAAAGA TGGTTCGCACTCTTACCGGACACAAATCTAATTGCACTGCTGTTGAGTTTCATCCATTTGGTGAGTTTTTTGCATCTGGCTCCTCGGACACTAATCTAAATATTTGGGATATCCGAAAAAAAGGATGCATTCAAACATACAAGGGTCATAGCCAGGGCATCAGTACTATCAAATTCAGTCCAGATGGCCGTTGGGTTGTTTCTGGTGGATTTGATAATGTTGTGAAG GTCTGGGATCTAACAGGTGGAAAGCTCTTGCATGACTTTAAGTTCCACAAAGGACACATTAGGTCCCTAGATTTTCATCCTCTTGAGTTTCTTATGGCTACAG GTTCAGCAGACAGAACAGTGAAATTTTGGGATTTAGAAACCTTTGAACTGATTGGATCTACCAGACATGAG GTATTGGGGGTACGCTCAATAGCTTTTCATCCTGATGGACGAACTCTATTTGCTGGACTTGAGGATAGCTTGAAG GTGTATTCATGGGAACCTGTTATATGTCATGATGTTGTTGACATGGGATGGACAACGCTTGGCGACCTATGTATTCATGATGAGAAGCTTTTGGGTTGCTCGTTCTACAGTAATTCTGTTGGAGTATGGGTGTCAGATATTTCG CTTATAGAGCCATATAGTGGTGGCTTGGAAActgagaaaaaagaaagcacaGAGCAGGAACTTGGTCTCCAGGGAAGACAAATGGAGAAAGTAGAAGCTAGTGTGGGACTGACTTTTGGGTTGTGCAGTATGTCTCCTGACAATGACtcaaaagagataaagaatatatatatagact CTTCTGGAGGGAATCCCGATACCTTACTAAGATCCAGGTCTTACAATTCTCCAAAAGTAGATCTTCCTGAGGAATCCAAAGAAATGCTAAACTGGAGTCCTGCAACAAGAGCTcgagaaaaacaaaatgaagcaCTTAGAAAGTCTTACATTGTGCCAAACGTTGTACATCGGGACATTCTCAATG ATTTGGATTCCGGAACAGTTTGTGATACTATAAGCAAATCTGACAGTGCAAAAAATCCTACCTTCCAAATGAAGCTAGGATCCCAGAATGAAGTCAGAGAATCTGTTGAGGATAAACATCCTATCAAAAGTGTCACAGAGAAGCTTGAAAAAACTTTAACACCAGACAGATTTTCTGACCAAGAgaaat GTAATCAATCCTCTCCTTACAGCAAAGAGATGAGTCCAGTTAAATATGTCAATGGAG TTGCAGTTTTACAAGGAAGGACCCGTTCTTTGGTTGAGAGGTTTGAAAGAAGGGAAAGAACTCCCATCAATGAGGATCAAGCTAATGCAACCCCCACcacaatatttgaaaataaggaaaaaaaattcaaagatcAAACTAATGCATCCCCCATCACCACCCCAACATCTGAGAAGGGGGAAAGAATTCTTGTCAATGAAGATCAAAACAATACGTCTGCAATTTCCAACACAACCAGTGAAACTGACACGTCTGCTAACTTCTTG AAAGTTGAACCTCAAGTTTTTGGAAGGGATTCAAACTCCGCAAATGATGGAGAGATAATTGAAGGTCTGATGCAAACTCATGATGTAACATTAAGTAATCTTCGTTCACGTTTGACAAAATTACAG GTAGTGCGACATTTTTGGGAGCAGAATGATACTAAAAGTGCCATCAGTGCTTTGAGAAAATTGCCTGATCTATCT GTTCAAGCTGATGTTATCAGTGTCCTTGTTGAGAAGATGGAGATTCTCACCTTagatttattttcttgtttacttcCTGTGCTCACAGGTTTGTTGGATAGCAATATAGAAAG ACATGTGAAGGTGTCACTGGATATGCTGCTTAAGCTTGTGGCAGTTTTTGGTCCAACAGTACGTTCAACCATTTCAGCACCTCCCTCTGTTGGGGTTGATCTACATGCAGAGCAAAG gcgagaatgctccaatcagTGCTTTATGCAACTGCAAAAGATTCGGCTGATTCTTCCAATATTAATACG GAGGGGTGGCTTATTGGCCAAGTCTGCGCAAGAGCTGAATTTAGTTCTTCAACAACCCTAA